Proteins from a genomic interval of Nocardioides jishulii:
- the cysC gene encoding adenylyl-sulfate kinase yields the protein MSPTLPQHCPSPRELDDLELLLSGALAPRTRFDDPRDPDALVTLDLPEELRGRAVELVDPEGLPLARVEADGSLTSLSHAQYGPFRRLHLTPAQARSSYPGRSWIPVDDALTTDELNRLRHRGAVVLLALTGVGTPRLSPVALVRATVAAAKVLPDAVVVAVPLAAHGDAAADARLRERVVTTYANGDPVWPLPPRAVEPTLTDFPAEVAEVVRQDRPAPADQGLVLFFTGLSGSGKSTLARALMDRVLEQGRRTVTSLDGDVVRRNLSAGLTFSKADRETNIRRIGWVAAEIARHGGLAVCSPIAPFAQTRAEVREMVESAGGAFFLVHVATPVEECERRDRKGLYAKARRGEIPEFTGISSPYEAPTDASVVVDTTGRSIEDALDDVVQALAESGLLDVRTSDNPSRVEPVRMAAAPSTPAAPAATAPVATEAPSALARPQRAASHRGGSRGAGRLTVLFVCTANVCRSPFMEMTAQSIVGNALEFASTGTEAKQGRSMDPVIAEFLPEDVQNRRFASHPVTAEVIEAADLVLTAETSHADFLTERHPQAFRKIFTLAQWTETVQGSDLGGRHLIEWAGQYRVPSTPEHDISDPYRRGRERAQVAAARITTLLQAGLPPLTRD from the coding sequence GGAGCTGGTCGACCCGGAGGGGCTGCCCCTGGCACGCGTGGAGGCCGACGGCTCCCTGACCTCCCTGAGCCACGCGCAGTACGGCCCCTTCCGCCGCCTGCACCTGACTCCCGCCCAGGCGCGCTCCTCCTACCCGGGCCGCAGCTGGATCCCGGTCGACGACGCCCTGACCACCGACGAGCTCAACCGCCTGCGCCACCGCGGCGCGGTCGTCCTGCTGGCCCTCACCGGCGTCGGCACCCCGCGCCTCTCCCCCGTCGCGCTGGTGCGCGCCACGGTCGCGGCGGCGAAGGTGCTGCCCGACGCCGTCGTGGTCGCGGTGCCCCTCGCCGCCCACGGCGACGCGGCCGCCGACGCACGGCTGCGCGAGCGGGTCGTGACGACGTACGCCAACGGCGACCCGGTCTGGCCGCTCCCGCCCCGCGCGGTGGAGCCCACCCTGACCGACTTCCCCGCTGAGGTCGCCGAGGTGGTCCGCCAGGACCGCCCTGCCCCGGCCGACCAGGGGCTCGTGCTCTTCTTCACCGGACTCTCGGGCAGCGGCAAGTCCACCCTCGCCCGCGCCCTCATGGACCGCGTCCTGGAGCAGGGCAGGCGCACCGTCACCTCCCTCGACGGCGACGTCGTGCGCCGCAACCTCTCCGCCGGCCTCACCTTCAGCAAGGCCGACCGCGAGACCAACATCCGTCGCATCGGCTGGGTCGCGGCCGAGATCGCCCGCCACGGCGGCCTCGCGGTCTGCAGCCCGATCGCCCCCTTCGCCCAGACCCGTGCCGAGGTGCGCGAGATGGTCGAGTCCGCGGGCGGGGCCTTCTTCCTCGTCCACGTGGCCACGCCGGTCGAGGAGTGCGAGCGCCGTGACCGCAAGGGCCTCTACGCCAAGGCACGGCGCGGCGAGATCCCCGAGTTCACCGGCATCTCCTCGCCCTACGAGGCCCCCACCGACGCCAGCGTCGTCGTCGACACCACGGGCCGCTCCATCGAGGACGCGCTCGACGACGTCGTGCAGGCGCTCGCCGAGAGCGGCCTCCTCGACGTGCGTACGTCGGACAACCCCTCGCGCGTCGAGCCCGTCAGGATGGCCGCCGCACCCTCGACCCCCGCTGCCCCGGCCGCGACGGCACCCGTCGCCACCGAGGCGCCGTCGGCCCTCGCGCGCCCGCAGCGTGCCGCCTCCCACCGGGGCGGCTCCCGCGGCGCCGGACGGCTCACCGTCCTCTTCGTGTGCACCGCCAACGTCTGCCGCTCCCCCTTCATGGAGATGACCGCGCAGTCGATCGTGGGCAACGCGTTGGAGTTCGCCTCGACCGGCACGGAGGCCAAGCAGGGGCGCTCCATGGACCCCGTCATCGCGGAGTTCCTCCCCGAGGACGTCCAGAACCGGCGCTTCGCCAGCCACCCGGTGACCGCGGAGGTGATCGAGGCCGCCGACCTGGTCCTCACCGCGGAGACCAGCCACGCCGACTTCCTCACGGAGCGTCACCCGCAGGCGTTCCGCAAGATCTTCACGCTGGCCCAGTGGACCGAGACGGTCCAGGGCAGCGACCTCGGCGGGCGCCACCTCATCGAGTGGGCCGGGCAGTACCGTGTGCCGAGCACGCCGGAGCACGACATCTCCGACCCCTACCGGCGCGGACGCGAGCGGGCGCAGGTCGCGGCCGCACGCATCACCACCCTTCTCCAGGCGGGCCTGCCGCCGCTGACCCGGGACTGA